The following are encoded in a window of Paenibacillaceae bacterium GAS479 genomic DNA:
- a CDS encoding Glycine/D-amino acid oxidase — protein MNKQKIVIIGAGIVGAAIAYHLAKRNQDVTIIERHSAAAREVTEKSFGWIHTTHRVAAEYWHLYDAALEEYHALEQELSELKIHWHGALTWGTSPLRVQPHFQKLNREQLEALEPNLKEYPDEAMFVSEEGAVDPVGVTELLLSKAQEYGAKVLFGTNVTQLQQEDSRLVGVHTSKGFLESDVVVLAAGTGIPELCNPLGFHVPVTSSPSILIRMKTTNKLIRTLISNTQFEARQLTDRTLLAAEDYIDESEENGPEAVGKRAFDTLRRSLKNGDQLELESITVGMRPMPEDGYPIVGFQNHIKGLYLAVMHSAITLAPLIARLAASEIIDRESRSELDPCRISRF, from the coding sequence TTGAATAAACAAAAAATCGTGATTATTGGCGCAGGGATTGTCGGGGCGGCCATCGCCTATCATCTGGCCAAACGAAATCAAGATGTGACCATTATTGAACGACACTCCGCTGCGGCGCGTGAAGTCACGGAAAAATCTTTTGGCTGGATACATACGACTCATAGGGTGGCTGCCGAATACTGGCATTTATACGATGCAGCTTTGGAAGAATATCATGCGCTTGAGCAAGAGTTGTCCGAACTGAAAATTCATTGGCATGGGGCGCTGACTTGGGGCACTTCGCCCCTAAGGGTGCAACCCCACTTTCAAAAATTAAACCGAGAGCAGCTTGAGGCATTGGAGCCGAATCTGAAGGAATATCCGGATGAAGCGATGTTTGTCAGCGAAGAAGGTGCCGTGGACCCTGTAGGGGTAACGGAGCTGTTGCTGAGCAAGGCACAGGAGTACGGCGCAAAGGTTCTGTTCGGTACCAACGTTACACAGCTGCAGCAAGAAGATTCCCGCCTGGTCGGCGTCCATACGTCCAAAGGTTTTCTGGAGTCGGATGTCGTAGTATTGGCCGCAGGTACAGGCATTCCCGAACTTTGCAACCCGTTAGGTTTTCACGTGCCGGTAACGTCGTCGCCTTCCATTCTGATTCGGATGAAAACTACGAATAAACTGATACGCACATTAATCTCAAATACACAATTTGAAGCGCGTCAACTGACAGATCGTACTCTGCTAGCTGCGGAAGATTATATCGACGAGTCGGAGGAAAACGGACCCGAGGCGGTCGGTAAGCGAGCGTTCGACACGTTGCGTCGCAGTCTGAAAAACGGGGATCAACTGGAACTGGAAAGCATAACGGTCGGGATGAGACCAATGCCTGAAGACGGCTATCCGATCGTAGGTTTTCAAAATCACATAAAGGGACTTTATCTGGCGGTGATGCATTCTGCGATTACGCTGGCGCCGCTGATTGCACGTCTGGCTGCAAGTGAAATAATCGATCGGGAATCAAGAAGTGAATTAGACCCTTGTCGGATTTCCCGGTTTTAG